The Danio rerio strain Tuebingen ecotype United States chromosome 10, GRCz12tu, whole genome shotgun sequence genome contains a region encoding:
- the fam89b gene encoding leucine repeat adapter protein 25 codes for MNGFQCSPAECPAGSVCPVEGLPPLPKGLSGILNSSGGSWRDIEKVYSKRTRIQADISKSRVSDCLERSKPASLDAALAVLRKDMVGLRQLDMSLLCQLWSLYESIQEYKGAFQDISSSLCESSFNTENGYSEEEEEEDEDDHEAERGDTPLSFPQPAQNSRDQWIKDSFHIPI; via the exons ATGAACGGGTTTCAGTGCAGTCCAGCGGAGTGTCCGGCTGGCAGCGTCTGCCCCGTTGAAGGTTTGCCCCCGTTACCGAAAGGACTGAGCGGTATCCTAAACTCCAGCGGCGGGTCCTGGCGGGACATTGAGAAGGTCTACAGCAAGAGGACCCGCATCCAGGCGGACATCAGCAAGTCCAGGGTCAGCGACTGCCTCGAGCGGAGCAAACCGGCCAGTCTGGACGCAGCGCTGGCTGTTCTGCGCAAAGACATG GTTGGCCTCCGGCAGTTAGACATGTCCTTGCTGTGCCAGCTGTGGTCTTTATACGAGTCCATCCAGGAATACAAAGGAGCCTTCCAGGACATCTCGTCCTCCCTCTGCGAGAGCTCCTTCAACACCGAAAATGGTTATtctgaagaagaagaggaggaagatgAAGACGACCATGAAGCAGAGAGAGGAGACACACCGCTATCCTTTCCTCAACCCGCACAAAACTCCAGAGACCAGTGGATCAAAGACTCCTTCCACATCCCCATTTAA
- the znrd2 gene encoding protein ZNRD2 — MALNADDEDFEWEPPSEAEMKVIQARRERQDKISKLMGDYLLKGYKMLGECCELCGTILLQDKQKKNYCVACQELDSDVDKDNPALNAQAALSQVRERQLATQPVPESNGASSSEPPLSITGQPRPEHCEGAASGLRGPPPTVQPTPLSIPTPASNFLPPSNPPVQTTPPVGSSGSSLHHHPALSSAEEAVLHKLRWATQELQHAASVEASIQLCNLIRGCAESLRSLKELQLS; from the exons ATGGCCCTTAACGCAG ATGATGAAGACTTTGAATGGGAGCCTCCCTCTGAAGCAGAGATGAAGGTGATTCAGGCTCGCCGGGAGCGGCAGGATAAGATCAGCAAGCTGATGGGAGACTATCTGCTGAAGGGGTACAAGATGCTGGGCGAGTGCTGTGAGCTGTGCGGG ACGATTCTGCTGCAAGATAAGCAGAAGAAAAATTACTGTGTTGCTTGTCAAGAGCTGGACTCCGATGTTGACAAGGACAACCCAG CTTTAAATGCTCAAGCAGCCTTGTCACAGGTACGAGAGCGCCAGCTTGCCACTCAGCCTGTTCCCGAATCTAACGGAGCCTCCTCCAGTGAACCCCCTCTCTCCATCACTGGCCAGCCCAGGCCGGAGCACTGTGAGGGGGCTGCgtctggactcagaggccccccTCCAACTGTACAGCCAACCCCTCTTTCCATCCCCACCCCTGCCTCCAACTTCTTGCCGCCATCCAACCCGCCTGTCCAGACGACACCTCCTGTAGGGTCTTCGGGCAGCTCACTCCATCACCACCCAGCCCTGTCCAGTGCAGAAGAGGCTGTGCTTCACAAGCTCAGATGGGCCACGCAGGAGCTCCAGCACGCCGCATCAGTGGAGGCCAGCATTCAGCTCTGCAATCTGATCCGAGGCTGTGCCGAGTCCCTGAGGAGCCTGAAAGAACTGCAGCTCTCATAA